The following proteins are co-located in the Leishmania panamensis strain MHOM/PA/94/PSC-1 chromosome 26 sequence genome:
- a CDS encoding 10 kDa heat shock protein, putative (TriTrypDB/GeneDB-style sysID: LpmP.26.0620) — MFRFTAPALKKLQPLGQRVLVKRTQAAKQTKAGVLIPEQVAGKINEGTVVAVATGSTDWTPTVKVGDMVLLPEYGGSSVKVEGEEFFLYEESALLGVLCN, encoded by the coding sequence ATGTTTCGCTTCACCGCCCCCGCCttgaagaagctgcagccgctgggCCAGCGCGTGCTGGTGAAGCGCACGCAGGCGGCGAAGCAGACCAAGGCCGGCGTCCTGATCCCTGAGCAGGTGGCCGGCAAGATTAACGAGGGCACcgttgtggcggtggcgacggggTCGACGGACTGGACGCCGACGGTGAAGGTGGGCGACATGGTGTTGCTTCCGGAGTACGGCGGCTCTTCGGTGAAggtggagggcgaggagTTCTTCCTGTacgaggagagcgcgctGCTTGGCGTGCTGTGTAACTGA